One window of the Bradysia coprophila strain Holo2 chromosome X unlocalized genomic scaffold, BU_Bcop_v1 contig_26, whole genome shotgun sequence genome contains the following:
- the LOC119069323 gene encoding protein tailless produces the protein MRSPIRESEFDRFNHLRIPPSSSRILYDVPCKVCRDHSSGKHYGIFACDGCAGFFKRSIRRDRNYVCKSKSEGNCVVDKTHRNQCRACRLKKCFDVGMNKDAVQNERGPRNSTLRRQMAMYKESIINTNTPIRHEMMLHGIPYRPQLLPPMVLDLSVHRQAPIIPHLPYMPRLLTHPIPPPPPPLIAMESVYEAAAQIFLDNVRWIKDRLTTRKPDLPISDQLIILEDSWKDFFIIGAAQENFNFNQLICFETLNNVERPEKVLSIHKEVQEFQIILNKLASQNVDRTEYTYLREIILFTTDNLDCFDGIRSNSTGGSPCSTSDSKHLREINSIKVLYDAAKSNLKNYTSTTPGRFESLVEKLLPLFANVTNYTIEELFFRRTIRDGTIIGTLLNVYRTYN, from the exons ATGAGATCACCAATTCGTGAATCGGAATTCGATAGATTTAATCATTTAAGGATTCCACCGTCATCGA GTCGAATTCTATACGATGTCCCGTGTAAAGTATGCCGTGACCACAGCAGCGGAAAACATTACGGAATATTCGCCTGTGATGGATGTGCCGGATTTTTCAAAAGATCGATCAGACGCGATCGAAACTATGTGTGCAAATCAAAGTCGGAAGGGAATTGTGTCGTCGACAAAACACACCGCAATCAGTGCAGAGCATGCCGACTGAAAAAGTGCTTCGATGTGGGCATGAACAAAGATGCGGTACAGAATGAAAGAGGTCCCCGTAATTCAACACTTCGACGACAAATGGCCATGTACAAGGAATCGATAATCAACACAAACACGCCGATAAGACATGAAATGATGTTGCATGGAATACCGTACAGACCTCAATTGTTGCCACCCATGGTATTGGATTTATCGGTTCATCGACAAGCTCCGATAATTCCGCATTTACCTTACATGCCACGGCTCCTCACACATCCAATTCCACCACCGCCGCCACCACTAATTGCCATGGAATCTGTTTACGAAGCGGCCGCACAAATTTTCCTCGACAACGTACGATGGATTAAAGATCGACTCACCACGCGTAAGCCAGACCTGCCAATCAGCGATCAACTCATTATTTTAGAGGATTCGTGGAAGGATTTCTTCATCATCGGTGCGGCgcaagagaattttaattttaatcagtTAATTTGTTTCGAAACATTGAACAATGTGGAACGACCGGAAAAAGTGCTATCTATACATAAGGAAGTGCAAGAATTCCAAATCATATTGAACAAGCTTGCATCGCAAAATGTCGATCGCACCGAATATACATATTTACGTGAAATAATTCTGTTCACAACGGATAATTTGGATTGTTTTGACGGTATTCGATCGAACAGTACTGGTGGTAGTCCGTGCTCAACAAGTGATTCGAAACATTTACGAGAAATTAATAGTATCAAAGTGTTGTATGATGCCGCGAaaagtaatttgaaaaattatacgAGTACAACGCCCGGACGCTTTGAAAGTTTAGTGGAAAAATTGTTGCCACTTTTCGCAAACGTTACCAACTACACCATTGAAGAACTGTTTTTCCGACGGACCATCCGTGACGGTACAATTATCGGTACATTGTTGAATGTGTATAGAACGTATAACTGA